The window TAGTCGTGGTTGTAGTGGTAGTATAGTAGGGGATATGTTATACATTTGctagatagagctgtagtagtacagttgtacctctacttacaaaatcaattggtttcagaactttttcgtaatttgaaaatttcgtaagtagaggtgtactttatatgtaaattttctcattcgttccacggtcctcacacaaatactaactaaaccctttaaaattggtcactatcccaattttgtatgaaatatgtgagcATGGCTAGTTTTTAACTTGAGTGATCGTTTTCATCCACTTACAAAATCAATTGGTTTCAGaagtttttttgtaacttgaaaatttcgtaagtagaggtgtactttatatgtaaatgttctaattcgttccacggtcctcacacaaatactaactaaaccctttaaaattggtcagtctCCCGATTTTGTATGGAATATGTGAGCATGGATAGTTTTTAACTTGAGTGATCGTTTTCATCCAATGTCACGCATCCCGTCCAATGCGAGAGGGGCCGAAACTCGCCGTGGGACAGACGGGACCAAAATAGACGGATGTGGGACCAGTCGGCCGCCGGTGTCCTTGCCAAACGTCGCAATTGTGAAGGAGTGAATCTCATGCAAGTcagggtattttttttgtaacttttctgtctctctctcttgctgtcATCTTATCTTGAAGCTGATCATGATTCTCTAGGGAAACGCAGCTGGGACACTACAAAGTATTCTCCTTCACATCAGTGGGGGGAACTGATTTCACTGATTGCCACATTGGGAAAATCACTCTTTATTAcattcattttgcatgccaaaAAGGGAAAAGGGTGCCATTTTGTTTGATTGATCGAATTTCAGCTTGTGGTTTGCATATTTTACCATCTAGAGGTTCtgtgtttgtattttatcatATTTCTCTAAATTCTTTTCTGATGGAAAAAGTTACAAAATGATAGCcaaattcatacctgtcaactccgtttttccagtattttatacgttttttgatcattccaaatcgtgtaggccgtataacaacttttgtaggggattttttttaagtacgtttttgtaaaaccgatctcgtcttACCTGTTTGTACGAATTATTTTTGCTTAAAAAGGGGAATTGCATTCATTAATAAAAGGAGAGATGTTGGCtgtggttgacaggtatgcaaatgttcagtccctcccagtccaaatggattggacatctatgaagggaatatcaaatcaaaaattCCACGACTGGGAGTTAGCAGACCTTTCGGAAATATTAGCAGTTAAAtggcaaaacaaattaatcGGCTGCCAAGTTGGGAGGTGTCTCTTTTTCAACCGCcgtgatggcgatagaaaatgcTAATGCCGCCCTGATGCGGGAGCGGGGTCGCTGACAGTTTCAAAGGAAAGATTTAGCGCAAGCGGAACGTTCCAGGGACGAATTAACATCCTGCCAAAAGATTCTATTTGGCGCCGGGGGGCCCAAAATTCCTCTCTGCTCTGGTGGAGTGTGACCAACTACGAGGAGAGCAACTTTTAAAAGCTCACCTTGTGTTTCCACGCCAACCATGTGTGGCGCGGACCCGACTGAACACGATTCAAGACGGACAGACGAACGGATGGAGGCCCCCATTTATTCCCCTCTTAAAGGGGAAGgaattttcagcattttttgttACCATAAAAATCCATGTAAGAGAAAAGTCTGTCCTATGCATTGTGTTCAGCAAACATAAACTCAGTATCCCATaatgcaagatggcggcgccctgtgCAAGCAATGGTAGGCACAagtaaattagtttttttcacattttatgcatgatacggtttatttttaggcgtcaaaatgaattttattaagcgttttatctgtttgtcttttctctattttgaaataaatggtcGCATTGTCttacgttatggcgttttgtccctgtcaccttgcagtttcgtgcatgtcaagtctaatttgtgcgcgtataagccgtacccttgattcagtcagaAAATATGTCGTAAAGTCGTGTTGTTATCACACAGAATGTCTCCCAGAAACCCCGAGGACAGAAAAGGCGCCAATGAAAGGCAGCCAAGACATGAAACGTATCTGAAAGAAATTGAGTGAAGCTGCGAGCCACTTTTTTTCGTGCCGCGATAGCAGCCTGACAGAAGAAAATGCTGGCCGtttattaatataataatattatattaatgCAGACATTTTTTGTCTTAATTTCCATTCCCCGGTCATGATTGGAGTCTGCATATAAGTACAACCGATTTGACTTGAAGGAAGGCCTCAACTTGGAGTCATGATGAATCCTAATATGAAAATCCATAGgttttctgtgtgaatgttgtaTTGTTTTGACTTGCACACGTCTTAATGGACGTCACTGGTAAGGGAATGATATTCAAATATATGCAGCATATCATCCGCTGTGATTATGAATTAGGTGCAAGAAGCTCCTTGCCTGCAAGGGAGTGGGTCAAAGTCTCATGTGGAATTTTACTCCCACCTAGTGGCCAAGTTAAGAAATAAACATGGgaagaaatatataaatatatagaagtATAGTACTATACGTATATAGAAATATAGATAGAAATATAGATAGAAATATAGATAGAAATATAGATAGAAATATAGCTAGAAATAtagatagaaatatatatataaatatatatacacattttgtcATGCTTTCATCGATAGTGGACAgctagcaatgttccctctaatttttcgttggtctgagcagaaagtcaacctccctgagcgcaccgagtaccagtgtgagcgacatcatcggtactcggatgattcgcctaaagacgtttcgccgacggacgtttgacagacgggcaggtcgccgaatgaacgttcggcggaacgtccattcggcgacctgtccgtctgtcaaacgtccgtcggcgaaacgtctttaggtgaatcatccggtcacgacatcatcattgctcgctatgggcacaccagtatcacacctgccacaagcaggtgcatgtcaatgttccctctaatttttcatgtaaaacatgctgtaaaacacgaaaaacataagtggacagagctactgccactggctgccgcttaaacggcgccattatgtggaaaggggtaaaaaaaaaaaaaaaaaaaaaaaaaaaaaaaaaaaaaatccgatttttttttttttttactgcgcgccatatgattgctgctgcgcagagaagacgagagtagtgcgcaattgcgcacgcgcgcagcttagagggaacagtgacaGCTAGTAGTCAAAAGTGGACATTTTAAGCTTTAACTCTTTTTATACAtagcacctctacttacgaaattcatTCGTTCCTCTACTTACGAGATGCATTCGTTCCATAAGTAGTTTCCTCTCTTGAATTGTTCAAAAGTAGACCTGCCTTATACATCTAAATGACCTAATCCGTTCCAAAGTCCTTCATAATAAAAATATGCAGCCTTTTGCATGGAATATGTATTAAAAGTAAAAGAGAGTCATTTATTAAACTATTAAAATGATATTTCTCGGCAATATCCCTCAACTGCATGTCACTTTCTTGGGTTCCAAGATGCATCACCAAGAATACATTTGTCTTGAGCACGCTTTAAAAACTTACCAAACAAAAGAAGCACCATGACGAGAACAACATGGGAGGTCCAAGGCACAGCAAAACACGCAGCTCCCACCTGGACAGTGCTCAATGCCGGCCAGCAAGCCAATGGGAGAGCACCTCTAACACGGGCGATTTCacaataaaatacaggatgctaCAAGTGGATTTTCGTTTggtgattcaatttttttttagattcataacttgaatttctttcgtatTCATATTTCAGTGACATTTCGTAACCTGAGTAATTCTTCTGTAGAGATATGCGTAAGCTGAGGTACCACCAAATCACCAATGAGTGCCTctcattgctttttttaaaattcaattttatatttaaaaaaaaagataaattggGGGAAATGTATTGGCCAATAAGTGACCTTGGCGGCCCAAATTTTGCTTATTTCTTTGCAGGTTTGTGGTAAATTGTGAAATTTGGGTGAGGAGACCCTGTAGTCCACACAGAATagcatatttacttttttgatAAACAACGTAACACCCAAATAGCATCAAAATAGGACATCAGATTATCTTATTAGCTTATTTTTGCTCACTTACACAAAGCGGTGGCGATTAAATCATGAAAGCCAGCTTTTAAATGACTCTTTTGGATCAAAATGTTACAGAATCACAATACAATGAATTCTATTGAGAAGAGCgttattttaactcatttcaatgaaaaaatgcaagagaCATTCATGTTTCCAGTTTATGAAGGTTTTTCATCAGCTGAAACAAAATCAAGCACAATTTTCATGGCAATAAAGACCAGCTTTATTTCATTTGGGTACAGCATCTAGGATTTTGatttatgaatgaatgtattccaACACATTTTCATCTCAATTTGAGGAAAATGAAAACACGTTCGTTCCAATGAGTCTGACTTATGCGGCTTGATTTATTGACGTGAGAAATGTTCAATCCGTCTGGAATGGGAGGTCTGGCAGCGATATCATTCGtttcaactgggaggactggcgtTGATTGCTCACCTTTTCGTGCCGTTGACGGATTCATTTTTGACTGGACGCTAAGCACGAACGCAAtcagattggacgtttatcagtCCATTTTTATATTCAGGCCTAAAAATATAATTCAACTACTGCATTAGAGAGGTTAGTGCACTTTCTGACTTGTGCCTTTAACAAAAATGGAGCCCCGCCCCCCTGACACAAGGCTTTTCTCATAGAGAGGAGTAATGAGTCCTGTTGTAGTCGCCATTAAAGTCGTAGTTGACCTGAGGAAGTGAGCagtctgtgaaaaagttggagaAGGCCAAGGAGCAGAGGGCGTTCTCCTCGCCGCCTTCGGGAACGCCGGCCTCCGGGTGGCAGTAGAGCGCCGCTTGGTGAGGAGTGGGGAGTTTCCTGGAGAGGGGCGGTGAGCAGCTAGTCCACGAGTCTGGGTACGGAAGGAGGTGCTGGGCGTCGTAGGAGGAGGCCGCGGCGGTGGCGGCCTGTTCTTGGTCGCCCACGCTTCGGTAGAGTTCCCGCTCGGCTGCCCGGCCCACGTCTTCCGGTCCCAGCAGGTCGAAGAAGTCGCCGGCCTCCGGGTTGGCTCGCTCCAGATCGCGAAGCGACAGTCCGCCGGCGGGGTCGACTCTGGCGTCGTGGGCCGGCTCGGTGAAGAAGGAGGGCGGCAGGTTGCGGTGGCGCAGGGGCGGCTTCTTGGCTTTCTCGCCACGAACTTCCTTGGCCGGGTTAAAGAGGGCGGCCAGGCTGCGGTTCTGCAGGCTAGCCTGGACGCCTTCCCGTTTGGGGACGGGTTTGCCCGACGAGGGGGGGGATCCGGGGCCCTTGCCCTCGCCGTCCGCCGCCTCGACCATCCCGCTGCAGCGTTTGATCTGCTTCTGCAGATACTTGCGGTGGTTGACCTTCCTCTTGGACTTGACCGGCTTGTCCAGGGCCAGCTTGATATTGCTGGAGGCCGAGTCCATGAAGCTCAGCAGCTCCCTGGTGGTCTCCTTGCAGTCCTCCTCCGACTCCCCCGGGAGACCCCCGTCCACCGTGGAGCCCAGGAAGCAGAAATTCATGAACGGCGGGTTCATGATGGCGGCCATTCCTCGCCCGCCAGCGATCCGGGCCGCTGCCTCAGATGGTAATCCACGCCGTCCGCCTCCGAGTGAGGAGCCGGCGAGTGGAGCGGGGGGGATCTTTCGGGGGGCCGGACCCTGTGATGTCACAAGAAGGGAGAGGGGGTTTCCCCCCTCAAAGAGCGAGAGGCTTAACTCTTTGAGGCTCTCCTCGGAGGGATTTGGGTGGAGATTCCACGCTGAGCCAAGGACAATAACTGGACTTGGACACTCCCAGGTCGTTTAGGTTGGAGTGGAAAACCCACGAGAACTTCTGAAGGGAATCGGTGGTTTGTAAACCaagaaatcccccccaaaaagtgaccTGCACCCTAAAATAACAAGGAAGTAAcgtaaaatgaactcattgcctgccattgacaacgacagatctctaattcatttaaactggctcatttttcagtgccacgTCCGATCAGACGTCTCGCGCCCATTAAGTTACCTTTTTATGGCCGAAAATTAAACGGGTCCGACCCACAGGAGATCTAGTTGGCACCAacgtggcccgccaaccaaactgagttggacactaagtcatcattttttattcGACTAAGGTCAAAACACACCTGCCTAtgtcattaccgtattttcccgcatattgaccgcctccgcatataagccgtactctaaaaaattccttaaaaatgttgagttgtacaatttctctccccctgatttacaattttcaccccCACATTCGggagcacaaatgtgttactttgaagggaaaatcttaagaaaaatcattgcacatggtatttcCGAGATATTGTATAAATCGATTTCCGGATTGCACATTTCTAAAGGGtattgcctgcacgtagacaaattcaaaacggaagtcaggtgagcagtacaaccaggaagtgtgtccgtagcggtctaatttgtcatccttcggcgccctgagcaagcaatagtaagtgagttttttcacgttttatgcaagatacgtttttttcttgaattacattcatagacatcaaaatattgttttttgttgcgttatggcgttttgtgcatgtcaagtctaatttatgcgcatataagccatactaCTGATTCAGTCATCAGTTTTTTGTGTTACAAATACAGTTTATATGCTCAAAGAGAGCGACGACAAAGCAAATCCAGCCTTTTTTCGCAACCTGAACGACTTCCTGCCGCCATTTTTCCATCCCGTTCAACCGGTAACAGTAGCGGACCGAGTCTCCGTTGATGGGAAAATGCACGCCCGACTTGGCCGCCAACGTCCGCTCGCGTCTTAATCTCTGTTTGACATAAAGTTGATTTCTGGTGCCTTCCCAGGGCCAGTGGGAATTTTTGCCCCAGCCTGACAGCTATTATGGGGCCGCCTTTGACATAAAGCCCTACAGGGTCTAAATAGCCCCCATTCTTCGGCGGGCCTGGTGAAAGGGAGCTTTGTGCCAGAGATTCATTAAATTGCACCTCACAGCCCCTCGCTAAAATGCCTCTCCAATAATGGAACACTCCATTTAACTGGAAAAGCTGCCGAAgctgttaaattaaaaaaagaaggagAAGAACGCAGGCCAGAAGAGAAGTCACACTGACTTTTACAGAAATGTCGCATATGAAGCCTTGATGGGGGCGTCTTTACAGGAAGTTGCCTTGCCAGCCGTTGAAAAGGGGACGCCAGGTTGCGTGCCAGCAGCgccattttgggttttttttttttggtttgctcTAAAGATGCACTTTAACTATTTTGTGTCAGTTCCTTGTTGAATAATTCATGGGGTTCCTcttggaagcagtgcaaattGAGGTGAGCTGCTTTGGGTGACACTTGGAAAAAATCTTTCTCATGTTAATGGCGGCCAAAAAAAACGAGGAAAGTGCCGATCTAATTAGATCTCGGCTAGACATTGATGTTTTTACACCAAAATCAGATTTGAAATTATGAAGGTTGCTTCTTTATTTCTACAGAAAAGGAAAGTGTAgctttggttttattttttaacatctgCTTTTAAGGAAGTGAAGTGaacctgttttttttggcaGCCAAACTTTTTTGCTAATCAAGCAAAGATCGGGTAAAATGACTGTGCCACTAGATGGCGCCAAAATCGTGTTTTTATATTGATATTGACTCCGCCtatgcacaaaaaaatacagtaatatttGCTCGATACAACAACAAACTATACGATTAGCGCCTTAGCCAACGgcaaatgaaatatatttggaTGTATAGTTGCGAATTGGGAAGTTTGTTGTCGCCCTCTAGCAGTGGGAGTCTGTAttgcactgtatttttttaaatagtttttgtagcttaaaaaaaatcctaaatatgccacttgtatctcaaatcaaaattGGAATAAGAAAATTCAATGCGCCTGCTTTGGATCATTTTCAGGGggtcaaaatacaaaaacaaactatCACCCCATTCAcaataatagatgtccaatgacgtggcttttaaaaaactaaaattaggcTGTCACAAGTGGACGTTTAAGCCGTTTGCAATGAATAAAACGGTGTTCTTGTCTCTTTCCGCTTATTTAAATCTATTTGATGGGATTATGACAAAGCGGCCACAGGGGtcaaccccccccaaaaccaaccaaccaacccccTGCCATCTTCACAACCTTTTTTTGCCGTAGGAGctttgggggaggggggtgtTGGAGGGTCTTTGACATTGGCGGAGCATGACGCACGCATACATCCCGGAAACAAGCTGCCATTGTTGCGTAAAGGCAGAAAGGGCGTGAGGAGGGTCGTGTCGCTTTTGGGATTTCAAAAGGAATTCTTCAGGGAGGTTAACATTGTTTACTTGCAATCCAgcatccttctttttttttacagcactcAAAAAGAATTGAACGTCTGAGCGTCGTCCGTTTTCACAGAGTaagcaaataaataattcatgcaTGAAAAGGTTC of the Stigmatopora argus isolate UIUO_Sarg chromosome 10, RoL_Sarg_1.0, whole genome shotgun sequence genome contains:
- the fam181b gene encoding protein FAM181B, whose product is MAAIMNPPFMNFCFLGSTVDGGLPGESEEDCKETTRELLSFMDSASSNIKLALDKPVKSKRKVNHRKYLQKQIKRCSGMVEAADGEGKGPGSPPSSGKPVPKREGVQASLQNRSLAALFNPAKEVRGEKAKKPPLRHRNLPPSFFTEPAHDARVDPAGGLSLRDLERANPEAGDFFDLLGPEDVGRAAERELYRSVGDQEQAATAAASSYDAQHLLPYPDSWTSCSPPLSRKLPTPHQAALYCHPEAGVPEGGEENALCSLAFSNFFTDCSLPQVNYDFNGDYNRTHYSSL